In one Drosophila gunungcola strain Sukarami chromosome 2R unlocalized genomic scaffold, Dgunungcola_SK_2 000011F, whole genome shotgun sequence genomic region, the following are encoded:
- the LOC128255456 gene encoding rac GTPase-activating protein 1 — MALSALASFDDLRRCMQVLTDGTAEEEFLRFLRMFEQYHEKCAGYAAETARIQNELDKSLTKMGDLEGKLFHARRIIDMEIKARRQAEHERDAMEGKIMAVADLLRHERNLNNETRDKLAFLHTLPSSRKRKSLNAVREDKSYGDINSTGSLLSDLSITHSEDDFLDVRTSKSWREHRPSLPKNPIPCVGNKRSRLSTGLNGSVSGNTPTTSKSRRSGVGIGVEQHTVDVGQGAERFCATTKVTIPQDGQGVIRAESTIESLPVIGGHERICEGLSSTPRRSVLKEATAPPLTPVNAMAPHVAAESGTPLQHRPLMRSHTFSQKTFLRGDNCVQCQKRIRFGAVGLRCRDCPVRCHIDCRYLLTVSCVPQTGTPTTKTMTGYVTDFAPSIAPMIPALVVHCVNEIEARGLTEVGLYRLSSSEREYKALKEQFLRGKATPHLGNTDIYVLCCCVKDFLRSLTEPLIPTSQWKDFANAVQNPDSKTAQEMLYKSVKQLPQANRDTLAFLILHFQRIAQCPVVLMPIDNIALIFGPTIVGYSTPDPDQHAIYTEVFTQKQVMKALLELPVSFWEQYIVIDTTRTPGTVIKRVPSSKHDLLSLYATPFKGGTIKKRKFLGTPPASAHKK; from the exons ATGGCGCTATCCGCCTTGGCGTCCTTTGATGATCTGCGACGCTGCATGCAAGTGCTGACCGATGGAACTGCCGAGGAGG AGTTCCTGCGGTTCCTGCGCATGTTCGAGCAGTACCACGAAAAGTGCGCGGGCTATGCGGCCGAGACGGCCAGGATCCAGAACGAGCTGGACAAGTCGCTGACCAAGATGGGCGACCTGGAGGGCAAGCTCTTTCACGCCCGCCGCATCATCGACATGGAGATCAAGGCGCGTCGCCAGGCGGAGCACGAACGGGACGCCATGGAGGGCAAGATAATGGCTGTGGCGGATCTGCTGCGCCACGAGCGCAATCTAAACAACGAGACCCGCGACAAGCTGGCCTTCCTGCACACACTGCCCTCGTCGAGGAAGCGCAAATCCCTGAATGCCGTGCGGGAGGACAAGTCCTATGGCGACATCAACTCCACCGGCTCGCTGCTGTCCGATCTGTCCATCACCCACTCCGAGGACGACTTCCTCGACGTGCGCACATCGAAGTCCTGGCGGGAGCACCGACCCTCGCTGCCCAAGAACCCGATTCCTTGCGTAGGCAATAAGAGATCGCGTTTGAGTACGGGTCTCAACGGCAGTGTGTCCGGGAATACCCCAACCACCAGTAAGTCACGGCGCTCTGGCGTCGGCATCGGAGTGGAGCAGCACACGGTGGACGTGGGTCAGGGCGCTGAGCGCTTTTGTGCCACCACCAAGGTCACCATACCACAGGACGGGCAGGGCGTGATCCGGGCGGAGTCGACCATTGAGTCACTGCCGGTGATTGGCGGTCACGAGAGGATCTGTGAGGGCCTGTCCTCAACGCCACGTCGATCGGTCCTGAAGGAGGCCACCGCTCCGCCTCTGACGCCGGTCAATGCAATGGCGCCGCATGTGGCCGCCGAATCCGGCACTCCTCTGCAGCACCGTCCGCTGATGAGGAGCCACACTTTCAGCCAGAAGACCTTTTTGCGCGGCGACAATTGTGTTCAGTGCCAGAAACG CATTCGGTTCGGGGCCGTTGGCCTGAGATGTCGGGATTGCCCGGTGCGCTGTCACATCGATTGTCGCTATCTGCTTACCGTCAGCTGTGTGCCGCAGACGGGAACGCCCACAACCAAGACCATGACCGGCTACGTGACCGACTTTGCCCCGTCCATTGCACCCATGATTCCGGCCCTTGTTGTGCACTGTGTTAACGAGATTGAGGCCCGTGGTCTCACCGAGGTGGGCCTCTATCGGCTATCCTCGTCGGAGCGGGAGTACAAGGCGCTCAAGGAGCAGTTCCTGCGCGGCAAGGCCACTCCGCATCTGGGCAACACAGACATCTATGTGCTGTGCTGTTGTGTGAAGGACTTCCTGAGGTCTCTTACAGAACCGCTTATTCCGACCAGCCAGTGGAAGGATTTCGCAAATGCAGTGCAGAATCCCGACAGCAAAACGGCCCAAGAGATGCTGTACAAGTCGGTGAAGCAGTTGCCGCAGGCAAATCGGGATACGCTGGCCTTCCTTATACTGCATTTCCAGCGCATCGCTCAGTGCCCAGTGGTGCTCATGCCGATCGATAATATCGCGCTCATCTTTGGTCCCACCATTGTGGGCTATTCCACGCCGGATCCCGATCAGCACGCAATTTACACAGAGGTCTTCACACAGAAGCAGGTGATGAAGGCGCTGCTCGAGTTGCCCGTTTCGTTCTGGGAGCAGTACATCGTCATAGATACGACGCGGACGCCGGGAACAGTGATCAAGCGGGTGCCTAGCAGCAAACATGACCTACTGTCGCTATATG CCACTCCCTTCAAAGGAGGCACCATTAAAAAGCGAAAGTTTTTGGGCACACCACCGGCATCCGCCCACAAGAAATAA